From one Melioribacteraceae bacterium genomic stretch:
- a CDS encoding choice-of-anchor D domain-containing protein, whose protein sequence is MKKIIPFIIAFTLQSFLLAQNIMHIPNVSGDANNTILVNLEINNADEFVAFQTDITLPAQVTYLANSASLTGRKSDHSLSANVINGNILRIIAFSINQNPFSGNSGSVLTYELVLKTIPGIYTLQMSNSIISDENSTNIITSFVNGQLTLYAPDVDLSTGSINFGEIPLLQNNTRQFTIYNYGNVTLNVSRVANTIEYFEVIGDTLFSISPGSNRSVSVRFNSVEKGVYANKIQIYSNDPDEALKEINTTATAFAVNELHGLSASGRSGYPVEVEFTMNNMEGITGFQFDIVLPSVLTFIPDSIFLSERKVDHVISASQISSNRLRVVSYSPSNNTFTGNDGQLLSAKFNLDGTGGNHNYNLENVVLSDGSAENVVSDYSSSYVNVASPDINGNGIINFSEVSVVDSANVIYQISNTGNDTLKITSITSNNPSFWTNFESLLIIQQGTSENLSVSFHNSQKNTHTGRLTLRSNDPDEDPFYVNLTANAFAPNYIGVGDTSGFKNTEVILEINIDNHEQFTAFQVDIDVPENFTYVDNSAVLTDRKQDHSISVSVVGTNKIRVISFSMTGKVFEENTGAVAQLSFMADCNAGDYELTLSSGILSDQSSNNILYALHNGSLEIKENIVINAKVFLEGPYNAGTMQASLTNIPLSQPYNAAPWNYVGTESVEEIPVDVVDWVLIELRSNTTTAINKYACFLKTDGSIVDLTGTGLINFPENSGNYYLVIHHRNHLSIMSQSALSLNTNSESYDFTTNTSKAYGTNSLKDLGNDTWGMKSGDSNASKIVTFADILFAIPSLNSTDYNSADINLSGIVTIADLLKIIPNNNSSSNVPEN, encoded by the coding sequence ATGAAAAAAATAATTCCGTTCATTATCGCATTCACTTTACAGAGTTTTTTACTTGCACAAAACATTATGCACATACCAAATGTTTCGGGAGATGCAAATAATACAATACTTGTAAATCTGGAAATTAATAATGCAGATGAGTTTGTAGCATTCCAAACTGATATAACACTTCCGGCTCAAGTGACATACCTTGCAAACTCCGCATCTTTAACAGGAAGAAAATCCGATCACAGTTTATCCGCTAATGTAATTAACGGAAATATTTTAAGAATAATTGCATTTTCGATAAATCAAAATCCTTTTTCCGGGAACTCAGGGTCGGTTCTTACTTATGAGCTGGTATTAAAAACAATTCCGGGTATATATACTCTGCAAATGTCAAACTCAATAATAAGTGATGAAAACTCTACAAATATTATTACATCCTTCGTAAACGGGCAGTTAACATTATATGCTCCGGATGTTGATTTAAGCACAGGTTCAATCAACTTTGGTGAAATCCCACTATTACAAAATAATACCAGGCAGTTCACAATTTATAATTATGGGAATGTGACACTAAATGTTTCTCGTGTAGCAAATACAATTGAATACTTTGAGGTAATTGGTGATACTCTATTTTCAATCTCACCGGGAAGTAATAGGTCTGTTTCGGTGCGGTTTAATTCGGTTGAAAAGGGTGTATATGCAAATAAAATACAAATTTATTCCAACGATCCCGATGAAGCATTAAAAGAAATAAATACAACCGCAACCGCATTTGCTGTCAATGAATTGCACGGACTTTCAGCTTCAGGTCGTTCAGGTTATCCCGTTGAAGTTGAATTTACTATGAACAATATGGAAGGGATAACCGGTTTCCAATTTGATATAGTGCTTCCGAGTGTGCTCACATTCATCCCGGATTCGATTTTTTTATCCGAAAGAAAAGTTGATCATGTCATCAGTGCCTCTCAGATATCTTCAAATCGATTAAGAGTTGTTTCTTATTCACCTTCAAACAATACTTTCACAGGAAATGACGGACAGCTATTAAGTGCTAAGTTTAATTTGGATGGAACAGGAGGTAATCATAATTATAATCTTGAAAACGTTGTACTTTCGGATGGTAGTGCTGAAAATGTGGTTTCTGATTATTCCTCAAGTTATGTTAATGTCGCCTCACCGGATATAAACGGGAACGGAATAATAAATTTTAGTGAAGTTTCTGTTGTGGACTCTGCTAATGTAATTTATCAAATAAGTAACACCGGTAACGATACTCTCAAAATAACTTCAATAACTTCAAACAACCCTAGCTTTTGGACAAATTTTGAATCACTTTTAATTATTCAACAAGGGACGTCTGAGAATCTAAGTGTGTCATTCCATAATTCACAAAAAAATACTCACACCGGAAGACTTACTTTACGCAGTAATGATCCTGATGAAGATCCGTTTTATGTTAATCTCACTGCTAATGCATTTGCCCCTAATTACATTGGTGTTGGTGATACCAGTGGATTTAAGAATACTGAAGTTATTTTAGAAATAAATATTGACAATCATGAACAATTTACGGCATTTCAAGTTGACATTGATGTTCCGGAGAACTTTACCTATGTAGATAATAGTGCGGTTCTTACCGATCGAAAACAAGATCATAGTATTAGTGTATCTGTCGTAGGGACGAATAAAATTAGAGTCATCTCATTTTCAATGACAGGTAAAGTTTTTGAAGAAAACACCGGAGCTGTTGCCCAGTTATCTTTTATGGCTGACTGCAATGCGGGTGACTATGAGTTAACCTTATCAAGCGGTATTCTATCCGATCAGTCATCAAACAATATTTTATATGCTTTACACAACGGGAGTTTAGAGATAAAGGAAAATATAGTTATTAATGCAAAAGTGTTTTTAGAAGGACCATATAATGCCGGTACAATGCAAGCTTCCTTAACAAATATTCCACTCTCACAACCTTATAATGCTGCACCGTGGAATTATGTGGGAACTGAATCAGTTGAAGAAATACCGGTGGATGTTGTTGATTGGGTTCTTATTGAACTAAGAAGTAATACAACAACTGCGATTAATAAATATGCTTGTTTCTTGAAAACCGATGGATCTATTGTTGATCTCACCGGAACCGGCTTAATCAATTTTCCGGAGAATTCTGGAAATTATTATCTAGTTATTCATCACAGAAATCATTTGTCGATTATGAGCCAATCAGCTCTATCGCTTAATACAAATTCGGAATCATATGATTTTACAACAAATACAAGTAAAGCATATGGAACCAATTCTCTTAAAGATTTAGGCAATGATACTTGGGGTATGAAATCAGGTGATTCAAATGCTTCAAAAATAGTAACGTTTGCAGATATCCTTTTTGCTATACCTAGTCTGAATTCAACAGATTACAATTCTGCAGATATAAATTTGTCAGGTATTGTGACAATCGCAGATCTTTTAAAAATTATACCAAATAATAATTCATCTTCCAACGTTCCAGAAAATTAG
- a CDS encoding S8 family serine peptidase: MKSKGMLVSLFLLLCITIFSQDKDCPTCPPNGSDQTEYDVIKTKDMMYEGEYVPGEILIKYKAEVNPVLGKTSKGHVVTGISAVDAVFKKHKVTEAKKLFPQAERLQQRQILKSFNGYEFERPSLHNIHKIKISEEAERLNLFEAIEELKQIPEIEYAEPNYIYSIIDSEALSPGLSEEETLEWINKQGVGEGEKGRINEIQAVVPNDPLYSEQWSIPATQVDLVWETTTGDTTQVIAILDTGVDWNHPDLKNKIWKNPDEIEGNGQDNDGNGFIDDIRGWDFINNDNNPMDDNSHGTHVAGIAAAEGNNGIGIAGVNWGAKIMPIKILDNKGRGDAAIISQGIIYASSNGASILNMSFGGYSKSFTMEAALMDAIAISELVAAAGNDRKSIYPSSPDLRDASTMYPAAFNFVLGVQVVESFSNYDPDGPIKSEFATGENYELISYGGSILSSVPAGLYRIYSGTSMGAPLVSGIISLYNQIKNPITREERWSDFIHLSRPTNANTNIFSSTKFPVFDLRHFELTDTLTGNDYDNQADAGEIIHLWTRIRNSFGQADSTFIKLQLSDISREYFSDHIEFTKDVVFLGSISPFGEKNNQYDPFIFYLEPTFPNESYFELEVLMWDAANSDTSSHLISIVVFNGTELSGFLEGDIVLTPDKLWLINNSTRLTEGSTMKILPGTHLILNGSFDNRGYIEAIGSKDSLIIIEGGGLGITLNKYVKYFGKGNDIRGGIFNNCEFYNGNYFYGDFDSCKFYIGKSFFDSKVKNSFIDSFNDTDINSTYLINNHSGAFSNNTVQNSVLWGGLQWADTLTTNNFINNIYSAYSNFPNIKKSTYSKYNNFVKAINGYVYSYPTFPHLWQPAYLFYLDETNGAKYYGNNFIIPDDTKEFFIVKTEGSSNIIDFPNQYWGTTDLNKVNSLIYDFNDNASIPLVNIQPLTTPPSDSAHGVVWKILVNGQDAQDEITDPIGVGIQRFDIYFNRPMNPNFEPQVTFGRIYPYLTDSVKDSSSWSHDYKIWTAYKTIQLHTGDGINRIRVADARDTQDFEIPVEDMRFEFVIDAAGLSSVDFNATAGLGKIELDWIQPEDVVDLLGYNLYRFTNLTDTTYTDTLMINNQLITDTTYTDFDVIPGDNYYYQYTVVKTDFNESERSKVVGTEALTASAGDANGDLSVTVQDIVSIVAYLLNQNPQPFILEAADVNGDSQVNILDIVATVNIIMSESLPKLSEVSGPPKITFDKKRAYIEEGEGLAGLQFKIVGTDISKANLVTGEAAKEMEISYNVISDTMYIVMFSFKNQTLNNKEKEMLFSITEGYFRELKEVTGSNQKGEKVEIGLVNDGEIIPKDFTLYQNYPNPFNPTTTIRYALPKQEKVEIRVFNILGQKVWEYFAEAQQPGYYEVKWNSVNSSNRQVATGVYIYQIRAGKFIQAMKMLLLK, from the coding sequence ATGAAATCAAAAGGAATGCTGGTGAGCTTATTCCTTTTATTGTGTATTACTATCTTCAGTCAAGACAAAGACTGTCCAACCTGCCCACCCAATGGGAGCGATCAAACAGAATATGATGTAATAAAAACCAAAGACATGATGTACGAGGGAGAGTATGTACCGGGAGAGATATTAATTAAATATAAAGCTGAAGTAAACCCGGTACTTGGTAAAACAAGTAAGGGTCATGTAGTTACCGGCATATCCGCAGTTGATGCTGTATTTAAAAAGCACAAAGTAACCGAAGCAAAAAAACTCTTTCCACAAGCTGAAAGACTTCAGCAGAGACAAATATTAAAATCATTTAACGGATATGAATTTGAAAGACCGTCTCTGCATAACATACATAAAATAAAAATATCAGAAGAAGCAGAAAGACTAAACTTATTTGAAGCAATAGAAGAATTAAAACAAATACCGGAAATAGAATACGCAGAACCGAATTACATTTATTCTATCATTGACAGCGAAGCATTATCACCCGGACTAAGCGAAGAAGAAACGTTGGAGTGGATAAATAAACAAGGAGTGGGAGAAGGGGAGAAAGGGAGAATTAATGAGATACAGGCGGTAGTCCCTAATGATCCATTATACTCCGAGCAATGGAGCATTCCAGCAACGCAAGTTGATTTAGTTTGGGAAACAACCACGGGTGATACAACACAAGTAATAGCAATACTTGACACCGGAGTAGATTGGAACCATCCCGATCTAAAGAACAAGATTTGGAAAAACCCTGATGAGATAGAAGGTAACGGACAAGATAATGACGGCAACGGATTTATTGATGATATAAGAGGCTGGGATTTTATAAACAACGACAACAACCCAATGGATGACAACTCTCACGGAACGCACGTTGCTGGAATAGCAGCAGCGGAAGGGAATAATGGAATAGGTATAGCGGGAGTAAATTGGGGAGCTAAGATAATGCCTATAAAAATTCTTGATAATAAGGGAAGAGGAGATGCAGCAATTATCTCTCAAGGGATTATTTATGCTAGTTCGAATGGAGCTTCAATTCTAAATATGAGTTTCGGAGGATACTCAAAAAGTTTTACAATGGAAGCTGCTTTAATGGATGCTATTGCAATCTCAGAATTAGTCGCAGCTGCTGGGAATGATAGAAAAAGTATTTATCCATCTAGTCCAGATTTAAGGGATGCGAGTACAATGTACCCTGCCGCATTTAATTTTGTCCTCGGAGTCCAGGTTGTAGAGTCGTTTTCAAATTATGATCCAGATGGACCCATAAAATCTGAATTCGCCACGGGTGAAAACTATGAGTTGATAAGCTACGGAGGTAGCATTCTCAGTTCAGTTCCTGCAGGTCTGTATCGAATTTATTCGGGTACTTCAATGGGTGCTCCCTTGGTTTCTGGTATCATTTCATTATATAATCAAATTAAGAATCCAATTACTCGAGAGGAGCGTTGGTCTGATTTCATTCATCTTTCGAGACCAACTAATGCCAATACAAATATATTTTCTTCAACAAAATTCCCTGTTTTTGATCTACGACATTTCGAATTAACCGATACTCTAACCGGGAATGATTATGATAACCAAGCTGATGCAGGTGAAATAATACATCTTTGGACAAGGATTAGAAATTCTTTTGGACAAGCAGATAGTACATTTATTAAATTACAATTAAGTGACATAAGCAGAGAATATTTTTCAGATCATATTGAATTTACTAAAGACGTGGTTTTCCTTGGCAGCATCAGTCCTTTTGGTGAGAAAAATAATCAATACGATCCATTTATATTCTATCTAGAACCAACATTTCCCAACGAATCGTACTTTGAATTAGAAGTGTTAATGTGGGATGCTGCGAATTCTGACACTTCAAGTCACTTGATAAGCATTGTTGTTTTCAATGGAACAGAATTATCCGGATTCTTAGAGGGCGATATTGTTCTCACTCCGGATAAGCTTTGGTTAATTAATAATAGTACCAGGTTAACAGAAGGATCGACTATGAAAATTCTACCTGGAACTCATCTTATCTTGAACGGTTCTTTTGATAATCGCGGTTATATTGAAGCTATTGGAAGTAAGGATAGTTTAATAATTATTGAGGGAGGTGGGCTTGGGATTACTTTAAATAAATATGTGAAATATTTTGGGAAAGGGAATGATATTAGAGGTGGAATATTTAATAATTGTGAATTTTATAATGGTAATTATTTTTATGGTGATTTTGATTCTTGCAAATTTTATATCGGAAAGTCTTTCTTCGATTCCAAAGTAAAAAATTCTTTTATAGATAGTTTTAATGACACAGATATAAACAGCACCTATCTAATTAACAATCATTCGGGTGCATTCAGTAATAATACAGTACAAAATTCAGTTTTGTGGGGTGGGTTGCAATGGGCAGATACTCTTACAACAAATAATTTTATCAATAATATTTACAGCGCCTACTCAAATTTTCCTAATATAAAAAAATCTACTTATTCGAAGTATAATAATTTTGTAAAGGCTATAAATGGGTATGTTTACTCATATCCCACATTCCCTCATCTTTGGCAACCAGCATATTTATTTTATTTAGACGAAACTAATGGGGCAAAATATTATGGGAATAATTTTATTATTCCAGATGATACTAAGGAATTTTTCATTGTCAAAACTGAAGGTTCATCCAATATTATCGATTTCCCAAATCAATATTGGGGTACCACTGATTTAAATAAAGTCAATTCATTAATCTATGACTTCAATGATAATGCAAGTATTCCTTTAGTCAATATTCAGCCATTGACCACACCTCCATCTGATTCTGCTCACGGAGTAGTTTGGAAGATACTTGTAAACGGTCAAGACGCACAAGATGAGATTACAGACCCTATTGGTGTAGGTATTCAAAGATTTGATATTTATTTCAATAGGCCAATGAACCCAAATTTCGAACCCCAGGTCACGTTTGGAAGAATTTACCCTTATTTGACAGATAGTGTCAAAGATTCTAGTTCTTGGTCACATGATTATAAAATTTGGACGGCATATAAAACTATTCAACTCCACACCGGTGACGGAATAAACAGAATACGTGTAGCAGATGCCCGTGATACTCAAGACTTTGAAATACCGGTTGAAGATATGCGATTTGAATTTGTGATTGATGCAGCCGGCTTAAGCTCAGTTGATTTTAATGCAACAGCCGGGCTCGGTAAAATAGAATTAGACTGGATTCAACCGGAAGATGTAGTTGACCTACTTGGTTATAATCTCTACCGATTTACGAATCTTACAGATACAACCTATACAGATACACTAATGATTAACAATCAACTGATAACAGATACAACGTACACAGATTTTGATGTAATACCGGGGGATAATTATTACTATCAATACACAGTAGTAAAAACAGACTTCAACGAATCAGAAAGATCAAAAGTAGTTGGTACAGAAGCTCTTACTGCCTCCGCCGGAGATGCCAACGGAGACTTAAGTGTTACGGTTCAAGATATAGTTTCCATAGTAGCATATCTATTAAACCAAAACCCTCAACCCTTCATTTTAGAAGCAGCCGATGTAAACGGTGATTCTCAAGTAAATATTCTGGATATAGTAGCAACTGTAAATATTATCATGTCTGAGAGCTTGCCAAAACTATCGGAAGTAAGCGGTCCACCAAAGATAACATTCGATAAAAAGAGAGCATACATAGAAGAAGGCGAAGGACTAGCCGGATTACAGTTCAAGATAGTTGGAACAGATATATCTAAAGCAAACCTAGTAACCGGAGAAGCAGCCAAGGAAATGGAGATATCGTACAATGTAATTAGTGATACGATGTATATAGTAATGTTCAGCTTCAAGAACCAGACACTTAATAATAAAGAAAAAGAAATGTTGTTCAGTATAACAGAAGGATACTTCAGAGAACTCAAGGAAGTAACGGGAAGCAATCAGAAGGGAGAAAAAGTAGAGATCGGTTTAGTAAATGACGGAGAAATAATACCGAAAGATTTTACGCTATATCAGAACTACCCGAACCCGTTTAATCCTACGACAACAATAAGATACGCATTACCAAAACAAGAGAAAGTAGAGATAAGAGTATTCAACATACTTGGACAAAAGGTATGGGAATACTTTGCAGAAGCACAACAACCGGGATATTATGAAGTAAAATGGAATAGTGTAAACAGCAGCAACAGACAAGTAGCAACGGGAGTGTACATATATCAAATAAGAGCAGGCAAATTTATTCAAGCTATGAAAATGTTGCTTCTTAAATAA
- a CDS encoding T9SS type A sorting domain-containing protein, with protein MRYVTIFFFILCFSLYGQRIALHTITNVNVDTDLNKYSFDIYSKSTGGTSIRVGLTSYYINFNSLGLANPILSNVNSKYTTGSPTGDYDELTVEIVGGTNIAVTIWFSGDGDGIGDVLSTDGENGERIATVTLDITNSELTAGISWNEIDSGMITPTFQLITNNYQGSDDSPLPVELTMFSHELVDGEISLFWETATEVNNFGFDVERGTLNTDSTKEWYKLGFVEGAGTSNSPKSYEFIDSYLPDELTVWYRLKQIDNDGKYTYTKSIEVDLSPITSVEEFLPTQYSISQNYPNPFNPSTVIRYTIPEDSRVKLEIYNSIGQKVRTIIDNQIQAGYHEVKLNANDFSSGVYFFRIQAGSFIETKKMLLIK; from the coding sequence ATGAGATATGTAACAATATTCTTTTTTATTCTTTGCTTCTCTTTATACGGACAAAGAATTGCATTACACACTATTACTAATGTAAATGTAGATACAGATTTGAACAAATATTCATTCGATATTTATTCAAAAAGCACAGGCGGCACAAGTATCAGAGTTGGGTTAACAAGTTATTATATTAACTTTAATTCACTTGGCCTAGCAAATCCAATATTATCGAATGTAAACTCCAAATATACTACAGGTTCACCAACCGGTGATTATGACGAATTGACTGTCGAAATAGTTGGGGGTACTAACATCGCTGTAACAATTTGGTTTAGCGGAGACGGAGATGGTATCGGAGATGTGCTTTCCACGGATGGAGAAAATGGGGAGCGAATTGCGACTGTAACACTCGATATTACAAACTCAGAATTGACGGCGGGGATTAGTTGGAACGAAATCGATAGTGGAATGATCACACCTACTTTCCAATTAATTACGAATAATTACCAAGGTTCAGATGATAGTCCGCTTCCCGTAGAATTAACAATGTTTTCGCATGAATTAGTTGATGGTGAAATATCATTGTTTTGGGAAACTGCAACCGAGGTAAATAATTTTGGATTTGATGTGGAGAGAGGAACTCTTAATACAGACAGCACAAAAGAATGGTATAAACTTGGATTTGTAGAAGGTGCTGGTACATCAAATTCACCGAAAAGTTACGAATTTATAGATTCATACCTACCTGATGAACTTACAGTTTGGTACAGATTAAAACAAATAGATAACGACGGAAAATATACTTATACAAAGTCCATTGAAGTGGATTTATCACCAATAACAAGTGTTGAAGAGTTTTTACCCACTCAATATTCAATATCCCAAAATTATCCCAACCCGTTCAATCCAAGTACAGTGATTAGGTATACGATCCCGGAAGATTCCAGAGTTAAGCTAGAAATATATAATTCAATAGGACAGAAAGTAAGAACAATAATAGATAACCAAATTCAAGCTGGATATCACGAAGTAAAATTAAACGCAAATGATTTTTCAAGCGGAGTATATTTTTTCAGAATACAAGCTGGAAGTTTTATAGAGACTAAAAAGATGTTATTAATTAAGTAG